From the Astatotilapia calliptera chromosome 6, fAstCal1.2, whole genome shotgun sequence genome, one window contains:
- the smarca4b gene encoding transcription activator BRG1 isoform X1, which yields MSTPDPPMGGTPRPGPSPGPGPSPGAMLGPSPGPSPGSSHSMMGPSPGPPSSGHSQPGPSGYGPDSMHPLHKPMEGLHEKSLSEESRLSQMKGLSVRQGGHSGMGPPPSPLDQHSQGYHSPLGGSDHSSPIPSNGPPSGPLMPSSSSSSSSGGPGSASTPLDGSSGDQHILGPNNRPVPPGSSGPGPSPGPSLGPSVPSLGPGLDTSGPAGPGGPGGPTPFNQNQLHQLRAQIMAYKMLARGQPLPDHLQIAVQGKRPMPGMQQPMPSLAPGAGGGPGGGPTGPGPGPMGSGYSRGHGMMGPNMPPPGPSGTPVGMQGQNTNGPPKSWPEGPMVNAAAPSNAPQKLIPPQPTGRPSPAPPSVPPAASPVMPPQTQSPGQPAQPTPMMPYHAKQNRITPIQKPCGLDPVEILQEREYRLQARITHRIAELENLPGSLAGDLRTKATIELKALRLLNFQRQLRQEVVVCMRRDTALETALDAKAYKRSKRQSLREARITEKLEKQQKIEQERKRRQKHQEYLNSILQHAKDFKEYHRSITGKIQKLTKAVATYHANTEREQKKENERIEKERMRRLMAEDEEGYRKLIDQKKDKRLAYLLQQTDEYVANLTELVRAHKAAQALKEKKKKKKKKKKVENAEGQTPAMGPDGEPLDETSQMSDLPVKVIHVDSGNILTGVDAPKAGQLETWLEMNPGYEVAPRSDSEDSEEEEEEEEEEEEPQPSAAPVEDKMKITDPDSEDVSEVDVRHIIENAKQDVDDEYSGAAFARGLQSYYSVAHAVTEKVEKQSSLLINGQLKQYQIKGLEWLVSLYNNNLNGILADEMGLGKTIQTIALITYLMEHKRLNGPYLIIVPLSTLSNWVYEFDKWAPSVVKVSYKGSPAARRAFVPQLRSGKFNVLLTTYEYIIKDKQVLAKIRWKYMIVDEGHRMKNHHCKLTQVLNTHYLAPRRVLLTGTPLQNKLPELWALLNFLLPTIFKCCSTFEQWFNAPFAMTGEKVDLNEEETILIIRRLHKVLRPFLLRRLKKEVEAQLPEKVEYVIKCDMSSLQRVLYRHMQAKGVLLTDGSEKDKKGKGGTKTLMNTIMQLRKICNHPYMFQQIEESFSEHLGFSGGIVQGPDLYRASGKFEVLDRILPKLRATNHKVLLFCQMTSLMTIMEDYFAYRNFKYLRLDGTTKAEDRGMLLKTFNDPESEYFIFLLSTRAGGLGLNLQSADTVVIFDSDWNPHQDLQAQDRAHRIGQQNEVRVLRLCTVNSVEEKILAAAKYKLNVDQKVIQAGMFDQKSSSHERRAFLQAILEHEEQDEVWGQDVCLHMNEEDEVPDDETVNQMIARSEEEFELFMRMDLDRRREEARNPRRKPRLMEEDELPTWIMKDDAEVERLTCEEEEEKMFGRGSRQRKEVDYSDSLTEKQWLKAIEEGTLEEMEEEVRHKKTTRKRKRDRDLDLPGPSSSIGGRGRGDKDDDGKRQRKRGRPPVEKLSPNPPTLTKKMKKIVDAVIKYKDSASGRQLSEVFIQLPSRKELPEYYELIRKPVDFRKIKERIRSHRYRSLGDLERDVMLLFQNAQTFNLEGSLIYEDSIVLQSVFTSLRQKIEKEEESEGEESEEEEEEQEEGSESESRSVKVKIRLSRKDKGGDRGKGRSRRTGRTRAKPVVSDDDSEDEQEEERSPSATDEEA from the exons ATGTCAACACCTGATCCCCCCATGGGAGGCACCCCTCGCCCTGGTCCCTCCCCTGGGCCGGGTCCTTCTCCTGGGGCTATGCTTGGCCCCAGCCCCGGACCCTCCCCAGGCTCCTCTCACAGTATGATGGGCCCCAGCCCTGGTCCTCCCTCCTCTGGACACTCCCAGCCAGGGCCCTCTGGATATGGCCCGGACAGCATGCACCCTCTGCACAAA CCCATGGAGGGTTTGCACGAGAAAAGCTTGAGTGAGGAGAGCCGTTTAAGTCAGATGAAGGGACTGTCAGTGAGACAGGGCGGGCACAGTGGTATGGGCCCCCCACCCAGTCCTCTAGACCAACACTCACAAG GCTACCACTCTCCATTAGGTGGCTCTGATCACTCAAGTCCCATCCCTTCAAATGGTCCCCCCTCTGGGCCCCTTATGCCctcatcatcttcctcctcttcctctggtgGTCCTGGCTCTGCCTCTACACCATTAGATGGCTCCAGTGGAGATCAGCACATTTTGGGTCCTAATAACCGACCCGTCCCTCCAGGCAGTTCTGGACCAGGTCCAAGCCCTGGACCCAGTCTTGGCCCCAGTGTCCCTAGCCTTGGTCCTGGCCTTGATACCAGCGGCCCTGCGGGACCTGGAGGTCCTGGTGGTCCAACTCCCTTTAACCAGAACCAGCTTCACCAACTTAGAGCCCAGATCATGGCTTATAAGATGCTAGCCCGGGGACAGCCCCTCCCAGACCACCTTCAAATAGCTGTCCAAGGAAAGAGGCCAATGCCAGGGATGCAGCAGCCCATGCCTAGTCTGGCTCCCGGAGCTGGAGGAGGGCCAGGAGGTGGTCCAACAGGACCAGGGCCAGGGCCAATGGGCTCAGGCTACAGCCGAGGTCACG GAATGATGGGTCCAAATATGCCTCCCCCCGGCCCATCAGGAACCCCAGTTGGGATGCAGGGTCAAAATACTAATGGACCTCCCAAGTCATGGCCCGAAG GCCCCATGGTGAATGCAGCAGCCCCCTCCAACGCTCCACAAAAACTCATCCCCCCTCAGCCCACTGGCCGGCCATCTCCTGCTCCCCCTTCAGTTCCGCCGGCTGCCTCCCCGGTGATGCCCCCGCAGACCCAGTCTCCCGGCCAGCCTGCGCAGCCTACTCCCATGATGCCTTACCATGCCAAACAGAACCGCATTACACCCATTCAGAAACCCTGTGGCCTCGACCCCGTGGAGATACTGCAGGAGAGGGAGTACAG GTTACAAGCTCGTATAACCCATCGCATTGCTGAGCTAGAGAATCTACCGGGTTCTCTGGCTGGTGATTTACGAACCAAAGCCACCATAGAGCTCAAAGCCCTGCGACTACTTAACTTCCAGAGACAG CTGCGTCAAGAGGTGGTGGTGTGTATGCGCCGTGACACAGCTCTAGAGACCGCCCTTGATGCCAAGGCCTACAAGCGAAGCAAGCGACAGTCTCTCCGCGAAGCCCGCATCACAGAGAAACTGGAGAAACAGCAGAAGATTGAACAAGAACGCAAACGTAGACAAAAACATCAG GAGTACCTCAACAGCATCCTTCAGCACGCCAAAGACTTCAAGGAGTACCACCGTTCGATCACAGGCAAAATCCAGAAACTGACCAAAGCTGTGGCCACCTACCACGCCAACACCGAGCGGGAGCAGAAGAAGGAGAATGAGCGTATTGAGAAAGAGAGGATGAGGAGGCTCATG GCTGAGGATGAGGAGGGCTACCGCAAACTCATCGACCAGAAGAAGGATAAGCGCTTGGCCTACCTGCTGCAGCAGACCGACGAGTACGTTGCAAACCTCACAGAGCTGGTCCGAGCTCACAAAGCTGCACAGGCCctcaaggagaagaaaaagaagaaaaagaaaaagaagaag GTGGAGAATGCAGAGGGTCAGACTCCTGCTATGGGTCCTGATGGAGAG CCTCTAGATGAGACGAGTCAGATGAGTGACCTGCCAGTGAAGGTCATCCACGTGGACAGTGGGAATATCCTGACAGGGGTGGACGCTCCCAAAGCTGGACAGCTGGAAACTTGGCTGGAGATGAACCCTGG ATATGAGGTGGCTCCCCGCTCAGACAGTGAAGAcagcgaggaggaggaagaggaggag gaggaagaagaggagcctCAGCCTTCGGCAGCTCCAGTAGAGGACAAGATGAAGATTACAGACCCAGACAGTGAAGATGTGTCAGAGGTGGACGTCCGACACATCATTGA AAATGCTAAACAGGACGTGGACGATGAGTATAGCGGTGCAGCGTTTGCTCGAGGACTCCAGTCGTATTACTCTGTGGCTCACGCTGTCACAGAGAAGGTGGAGAAACAGTCCAGCTTGTTGATAAATGGGCAGCTTAAACAGTATCAG ATTAAAGGTTTGGAGTGGCTGGTTTCTCTTTACAACAACAACCTGAATGGGATCCTGGCCGATGAGATGGGTCTGGGAAAAACCATCCAGACTATCGCTCTCATCACATACCTCATGGAGCACAAACGGCTCAACGGACCCTACCTCATCATTGTACCTCTTTC AACTCTTTCTAACTGGGTGTATGAGTTTGACAAATGGGCGCCATCAGTCGTTAAAGTGTCTTACAAG ggGTCTCCTGCTGCTAGAAGAGCGTTTGTCCCTCAGCTGCGTAGTGGCAAGTTTAATGTTTTGCTCACCACTTATGAGTACATCATCAAGGACAAACAAGTACTGGCCAAG ATCCGTTGGAAGTACATGATTGTAGACGAAGGCCACCGCATGAAAAACCACCACTGTAAACTGACCCAGGTCCTGAACACCCATTACCTTGCTCCGCGGCGCGTCTTGCTGACGGGGACGCCGCTGCAGAACAAACTTCCTGAGCTGTGGGCGCTGCTCAATTTCCTCTTGCCCACTATCTTCAAGTGCTGCAGCACCTTCGAACAGTGGTTTAACGCCCCTTTCGCTATGACTGGAGAGAAG GTGGACCTTAATGAAGAGGAGACAATTCTGATTATTCGTCGTCTCCATAAAGTGCTACGCCCCTTCCTGTTACGGAGGTTGAAGAAGGAGGTGGAGGCACAGCTTCCAGAAAAG GTGGAGTATGTGATCAAGTGTGACATGTCTTCTCTTCAGAGAGTCCTCTACAGGCACATGCAGGCCAAGGGAGTCCTGCTCACTGATGGATCAGAGAAAGACAAGAAG GGTAAAGGGGGCACGAAGACACTGATGAACACCATCATGCAGCTGAGGAAGATCTGCAATCACCCTTATATGTTTCAGCAAATAGAG GAATCCTTCTCTGAACATTTAGGATTCTCTGGTGGGATAGTTCAGGG TCCTGACCTGTATCGGGCATCGGGAAAGTTTGAGGTGCTGGATCGAATTCTGCCAAAGCTGAGAGCCACAAACCACAAAGTGCTGCTTTTCTGTCAGATGACCTCACTCATGACCATCATGGAGGACTACTTTGCCTACCGTAACTTCAAATACCTGCGTCTGGATG GCACAACAAAGGCTGAGGATAGAGGAATGTTACTGAAGACATTCAATGACCCAGAGTCAGAGTACTTTATTTTTCTCCTGAGCACAAGGGCTGGAGGCCTCGGCCTCAATCTGCAGTCTGCCGACACTGTAGTTATTTTTGACTCCGACTGGAACCCACATCAG GACTTGCAGGCACAGGACAGAGCTCACCGCATTGGTCAGCAAAATGAGGTACGCGTGCTACGTCTCTGTACAGTCAACAGTGTCGAGGAGAAAATCCTGGCAGCGGCCAAATACAAACTAAATGTGGATCAAAAAGTTATCCAGGCCGGCATGTTCGACCAGAAGTCTTCCAGCCACGAGCGCAGGGCCTTTTTGCAGGCCATCCTGGAGCACGAGGAGCAAGACGAGGTCTGGGGTCAAGACGTGTGCCTacacatgaat gaggaggatgaggtgcCAGATGATGAGACGGTCAACCAGATGATTGCTAGGAGTGAAGAGGAGTTCGAGCTGTTCATG CGTATGGACCTGGACCGACGCCGCGAGGAGGCTCGTAACCCACGACGAAAACCACGGCTGATGGAGGAGGACGAGCTGCCCACGTGGATCATGAAGGACGATGCTGAGGTTGAGCGACTTacctgtgaggaagaggaggagaaaatgttTGGCCGAGGTTCCCGACAACGGAAGGAAGTGGACTACAGCGATTCGCTGACTGAGAAGCAGTGGCTCAAG GCGATAGAGGAAGGCACActggaggagatggaggaagaggtgCGGCACAAAAAGACGACCCGCAAGAGGAAGCGAGACCGTGACCTGGATCTCCCTGGTCCCTCCTCTTCCATAGGGGGACGTGGACGGGGGGATAAAGATGATGATGGGAAGAGGCAGAGGAAGAGGGGACGGCCACCTGTCGAAAAACTCTCACCAAATCCTCCCACCCTcacaaaaaagatgaagaaaattgTGGACGCTGTCATCAAATACAAAGACAG CGCCAGTGGGCGTCAGCTGAGCGAGGTGTTCATCCAGCTGCCGTCTCGAAAAGAGCTGCCCGAGTACTACGAACTCATCCGCAAGCCGGTAGACTTCAGGAAGATCAAG GAGAGGATTCGAAGTCATCGCTACCGCAGTCTGGGTGACCTGGAGAGAGACGTCATGCTGCTCTTCCAGAATGCTCAGACCTTCAACCTGGAGGGGTCGCTG ATATACGAGGACTCCATCGTTCTACAGTCGGTATTCACCAGCTTGAGGCAGAAGAtcgagaaagaggaggaaagtgagggagaggagagtgaagaagaggaggaagagcaggaggaAGGATCAGAGTCCGAAT CCCGTTCAGTGAAGGTGAAAATCCGTCTGAGCAGGAAGGATAAAGGTGGAGATCGAGGGAAGGGACGCAGCAGACGGACGGGACGCACCAGAGCAAAGCCGGTCGTCAGTGATGATGACTCTGAGGATGAGCAGGAAGAG
- the smarca4b gene encoding transcription activator BRG1 isoform X2, producing MSTPDPPMGGTPRPGPSPGPGPSPGAMLGPSPGPSPGSSHSMMGPSPGPPSSGHSQPGPSGYGPDSMHPLHKPMEGLHEKSLSEESRLSQMKGLSVRQGGHSGMGPPPSPLDQHSQGYHSPLGGSDHSSPIPSNGPPSGPLMPSSSSSSSSGGPGSASTPLDGSSGDQHILGPNNRPVPPGSSGPGPSPGPSLGPSVPSLGPGLDTSGPAGPGGPGGPTPFNQNQLHQLRAQIMAYKMLARGQPLPDHLQIAVQGKRPMPGMQQPMPSLAPGAGGGPGGGPTGPGPGPMGSGYSRGHGMMGPNMPPPGPSGTPVGMQGQNTNGPPKSWPEGPMVNAAAPSNAPQKLIPPQPTGRPSPAPPSVPPAASPVMPPQTQSPGQPAQPTPMMPYHAKQNRITPIQKPCGLDPVEILQEREYRLQARITHRIAELENLPGSLAGDLRTKATIELKALRLLNFQRQLRQEVVVCMRRDTALETALDAKAYKRSKRQSLREARITEKLEKQQKIEQERKRRQKHQEYLNSILQHAKDFKEYHRSITGKIQKLTKAVATYHANTEREQKKENERIEKERMRRLMAEDEEGYRKLIDQKKDKRLAYLLQQTDEYVANLTELVRAHKAAQALKEKKKKKKKKKKVENAEGQTPAMGPDGEPLDETSQMSDLPVKVIHVDSGNILTGVDAPKAGQLETWLEMNPGYEVAPRSDSEDSEEEEEEEEEEEEPQPSAAPVEDKMKITDPDSEDVSEVDVRHIIENAKQDVDDEYSGAAFARGLQSYYSVAHAVTEKVEKQSSLLINGQLKQYQIKGLEWLVSLYNNNLNGILADEMGLGKTIQTIALITYLMEHKRLNGPYLIIVPLSTLSNWVYEFDKWAPSVVKVSYKGSPAARRAFVPQLRSGKFNVLLTTYEYIIKDKQVLAKIRWKYMIVDEGHRMKNHHCKLTQVLNTHYLAPRRVLLTGTPLQNKLPELWALLNFLLPTIFKCCSTFEQWFNAPFAMTGEKVDLNEEETILIIRRLHKVLRPFLLRRLKKEVEAQLPEKVEYVIKCDMSSLQRVLYRHMQAKGVLLTDGSEKDKKGKGGTKTLMNTIMQLRKICNHPYMFQQIEESFSEHLGFSGGIVQGPDLYRASGKFEVLDRILPKLRATNHKVLLFCQMTSLMTIMEDYFAYRNFKYLRLDGTTKAEDRGMLLKTFNDPESEYFIFLLSTRAGGLGLNLQSADTVVIFDSDWNPHQDLQAQDRAHRIGQQNEVRVLRLCTVNSVEEKILAAAKYKLNVDQKVIQAGMFDQKSSSHERRAFLQAILEHEEQDEEEDEVPDDETVNQMIARSEEEFELFMRMDLDRRREEARNPRRKPRLMEEDELPTWIMKDDAEVERLTCEEEEEKMFGRGSRQRKEVDYSDSLTEKQWLKAIEEGTLEEMEEEVRHKKTTRKRKRDRDLDLPGPSSSIGGRGRGDKDDDGKRQRKRGRPPVEKLSPNPPTLTKKMKKIVDAVIKYKDSASGRQLSEVFIQLPSRKELPEYYELIRKPVDFRKIKERIRSHRYRSLGDLERDVMLLFQNAQTFNLEGSLIYEDSIVLQSVFTSLRQKIEKEEESEGEESEEEEEEQEEGSESESRSVKVKIRLSRKDKGGDRGKGRSRRTGRTRAKPVVSDDDSEDEQEEERSPSATDEEA from the exons ATGTCAACACCTGATCCCCCCATGGGAGGCACCCCTCGCCCTGGTCCCTCCCCTGGGCCGGGTCCTTCTCCTGGGGCTATGCTTGGCCCCAGCCCCGGACCCTCCCCAGGCTCCTCTCACAGTATGATGGGCCCCAGCCCTGGTCCTCCCTCCTCTGGACACTCCCAGCCAGGGCCCTCTGGATATGGCCCGGACAGCATGCACCCTCTGCACAAA CCCATGGAGGGTTTGCACGAGAAAAGCTTGAGTGAGGAGAGCCGTTTAAGTCAGATGAAGGGACTGTCAGTGAGACAGGGCGGGCACAGTGGTATGGGCCCCCCACCCAGTCCTCTAGACCAACACTCACAAG GCTACCACTCTCCATTAGGTGGCTCTGATCACTCAAGTCCCATCCCTTCAAATGGTCCCCCCTCTGGGCCCCTTATGCCctcatcatcttcctcctcttcctctggtgGTCCTGGCTCTGCCTCTACACCATTAGATGGCTCCAGTGGAGATCAGCACATTTTGGGTCCTAATAACCGACCCGTCCCTCCAGGCAGTTCTGGACCAGGTCCAAGCCCTGGACCCAGTCTTGGCCCCAGTGTCCCTAGCCTTGGTCCTGGCCTTGATACCAGCGGCCCTGCGGGACCTGGAGGTCCTGGTGGTCCAACTCCCTTTAACCAGAACCAGCTTCACCAACTTAGAGCCCAGATCATGGCTTATAAGATGCTAGCCCGGGGACAGCCCCTCCCAGACCACCTTCAAATAGCTGTCCAAGGAAAGAGGCCAATGCCAGGGATGCAGCAGCCCATGCCTAGTCTGGCTCCCGGAGCTGGAGGAGGGCCAGGAGGTGGTCCAACAGGACCAGGGCCAGGGCCAATGGGCTCAGGCTACAGCCGAGGTCACG GAATGATGGGTCCAAATATGCCTCCCCCCGGCCCATCAGGAACCCCAGTTGGGATGCAGGGTCAAAATACTAATGGACCTCCCAAGTCATGGCCCGAAG GCCCCATGGTGAATGCAGCAGCCCCCTCCAACGCTCCACAAAAACTCATCCCCCCTCAGCCCACTGGCCGGCCATCTCCTGCTCCCCCTTCAGTTCCGCCGGCTGCCTCCCCGGTGATGCCCCCGCAGACCCAGTCTCCCGGCCAGCCTGCGCAGCCTACTCCCATGATGCCTTACCATGCCAAACAGAACCGCATTACACCCATTCAGAAACCCTGTGGCCTCGACCCCGTGGAGATACTGCAGGAGAGGGAGTACAG GTTACAAGCTCGTATAACCCATCGCATTGCTGAGCTAGAGAATCTACCGGGTTCTCTGGCTGGTGATTTACGAACCAAAGCCACCATAGAGCTCAAAGCCCTGCGACTACTTAACTTCCAGAGACAG CTGCGTCAAGAGGTGGTGGTGTGTATGCGCCGTGACACAGCTCTAGAGACCGCCCTTGATGCCAAGGCCTACAAGCGAAGCAAGCGACAGTCTCTCCGCGAAGCCCGCATCACAGAGAAACTGGAGAAACAGCAGAAGATTGAACAAGAACGCAAACGTAGACAAAAACATCAG GAGTACCTCAACAGCATCCTTCAGCACGCCAAAGACTTCAAGGAGTACCACCGTTCGATCACAGGCAAAATCCAGAAACTGACCAAAGCTGTGGCCACCTACCACGCCAACACCGAGCGGGAGCAGAAGAAGGAGAATGAGCGTATTGAGAAAGAGAGGATGAGGAGGCTCATG GCTGAGGATGAGGAGGGCTACCGCAAACTCATCGACCAGAAGAAGGATAAGCGCTTGGCCTACCTGCTGCAGCAGACCGACGAGTACGTTGCAAACCTCACAGAGCTGGTCCGAGCTCACAAAGCTGCACAGGCCctcaaggagaagaaaaagaagaaaaagaaaaagaagaag GTGGAGAATGCAGAGGGTCAGACTCCTGCTATGGGTCCTGATGGAGAG CCTCTAGATGAGACGAGTCAGATGAGTGACCTGCCAGTGAAGGTCATCCACGTGGACAGTGGGAATATCCTGACAGGGGTGGACGCTCCCAAAGCTGGACAGCTGGAAACTTGGCTGGAGATGAACCCTGG ATATGAGGTGGCTCCCCGCTCAGACAGTGAAGAcagcgaggaggaggaagaggaggag gaggaagaagaggagcctCAGCCTTCGGCAGCTCCAGTAGAGGACAAGATGAAGATTACAGACCCAGACAGTGAAGATGTGTCAGAGGTGGACGTCCGACACATCATTGA AAATGCTAAACAGGACGTGGACGATGAGTATAGCGGTGCAGCGTTTGCTCGAGGACTCCAGTCGTATTACTCTGTGGCTCACGCTGTCACAGAGAAGGTGGAGAAACAGTCCAGCTTGTTGATAAATGGGCAGCTTAAACAGTATCAG ATTAAAGGTTTGGAGTGGCTGGTTTCTCTTTACAACAACAACCTGAATGGGATCCTGGCCGATGAGATGGGTCTGGGAAAAACCATCCAGACTATCGCTCTCATCACATACCTCATGGAGCACAAACGGCTCAACGGACCCTACCTCATCATTGTACCTCTTTC AACTCTTTCTAACTGGGTGTATGAGTTTGACAAATGGGCGCCATCAGTCGTTAAAGTGTCTTACAAG ggGTCTCCTGCTGCTAGAAGAGCGTTTGTCCCTCAGCTGCGTAGTGGCAAGTTTAATGTTTTGCTCACCACTTATGAGTACATCATCAAGGACAAACAAGTACTGGCCAAG ATCCGTTGGAAGTACATGATTGTAGACGAAGGCCACCGCATGAAAAACCACCACTGTAAACTGACCCAGGTCCTGAACACCCATTACCTTGCTCCGCGGCGCGTCTTGCTGACGGGGACGCCGCTGCAGAACAAACTTCCTGAGCTGTGGGCGCTGCTCAATTTCCTCTTGCCCACTATCTTCAAGTGCTGCAGCACCTTCGAACAGTGGTTTAACGCCCCTTTCGCTATGACTGGAGAGAAG GTGGACCTTAATGAAGAGGAGACAATTCTGATTATTCGTCGTCTCCATAAAGTGCTACGCCCCTTCCTGTTACGGAGGTTGAAGAAGGAGGTGGAGGCACAGCTTCCAGAAAAG GTGGAGTATGTGATCAAGTGTGACATGTCTTCTCTTCAGAGAGTCCTCTACAGGCACATGCAGGCCAAGGGAGTCCTGCTCACTGATGGATCAGAGAAAGACAAGAAG GGTAAAGGGGGCACGAAGACACTGATGAACACCATCATGCAGCTGAGGAAGATCTGCAATCACCCTTATATGTTTCAGCAAATAGAG GAATCCTTCTCTGAACATTTAGGATTCTCTGGTGGGATAGTTCAGGG TCCTGACCTGTATCGGGCATCGGGAAAGTTTGAGGTGCTGGATCGAATTCTGCCAAAGCTGAGAGCCACAAACCACAAAGTGCTGCTTTTCTGTCAGATGACCTCACTCATGACCATCATGGAGGACTACTTTGCCTACCGTAACTTCAAATACCTGCGTCTGGATG GCACAACAAAGGCTGAGGATAGAGGAATGTTACTGAAGACATTCAATGACCCAGAGTCAGAGTACTTTATTTTTCTCCTGAGCACAAGGGCTGGAGGCCTCGGCCTCAATCTGCAGTCTGCCGACACTGTAGTTATTTTTGACTCCGACTGGAACCCACATCAG GACTTGCAGGCACAGGACAGAGCTCACCGCATTGGTCAGCAAAATGAGGTACGCGTGCTACGTCTCTGTACAGTCAACAGTGTCGAGGAGAAAATCCTGGCAGCGGCCAAATACAAACTAAATGTGGATCAAAAAGTTATCCAGGCCGGCATGTTCGACCAGAAGTCTTCCAGCCACGAGCGCAGGGCCTTTTTGCAGGCCATCCTGGAGCACGAGGAGCAAGACGAG gaggaggatgaggtgcCAGATGATGAGACGGTCAACCAGATGATTGCTAGGAGTGAAGAGGAGTTCGAGCTGTTCATG CGTATGGACCTGGACCGACGCCGCGAGGAGGCTCGTAACCCACGACGAAAACCACGGCTGATGGAGGAGGACGAGCTGCCCACGTGGATCATGAAGGACGATGCTGAGGTTGAGCGACTTacctgtgaggaagaggaggagaaaatgttTGGCCGAGGTTCCCGACAACGGAAGGAAGTGGACTACAGCGATTCGCTGACTGAGAAGCAGTGGCTCAAG GCGATAGAGGAAGGCACActggaggagatggaggaagaggtgCGGCACAAAAAGACGACCCGCAAGAGGAAGCGAGACCGTGACCTGGATCTCCCTGGTCCCTCCTCTTCCATAGGGGGACGTGGACGGGGGGATAAAGATGATGATGGGAAGAGGCAGAGGAAGAGGGGACGGCCACCTGTCGAAAAACTCTCACCAAATCCTCCCACCCTcacaaaaaagatgaagaaaattgTGGACGCTGTCATCAAATACAAAGACAG CGCCAGTGGGCGTCAGCTGAGCGAGGTGTTCATCCAGCTGCCGTCTCGAAAAGAGCTGCCCGAGTACTACGAACTCATCCGCAAGCCGGTAGACTTCAGGAAGATCAAG GAGAGGATTCGAAGTCATCGCTACCGCAGTCTGGGTGACCTGGAGAGAGACGTCATGCTGCTCTTCCAGAATGCTCAGACCTTCAACCTGGAGGGGTCGCTG ATATACGAGGACTCCATCGTTCTACAGTCGGTATTCACCAGCTTGAGGCAGAAGAtcgagaaagaggaggaaagtgagggagaggagagtgaagaagaggaggaagagcaggaggaAGGATCAGAGTCCGAAT CCCGTTCAGTGAAGGTGAAAATCCGTCTGAGCAGGAAGGATAAAGGTGGAGATCGAGGGAAGGGACGCAGCAGACGGACGGGACGCACCAGAGCAAAGCCGGTCGTCAGTGATGATGACTCTGAGGATGAGCAGGAAGAG
- the smarca4b gene encoding transcription activator BRG1 isoform X3 has product MFDQKSSSHERRAFLQAILEHEEQDEVWGQDVCLHMNEEDEVPDDETVNQMIARSEEEFELFMRMDLDRRREEARNPRRKPRLMEEDELPTWIMKDDAEVERLTCEEEEEKMFGRGSRQRKEVDYSDSLTEKQWLKAIEEGTLEEMEEEVRHKKTTRKRKRDRDLDLPGPSSSIGGRGRGDKDDDGKRQRKRGRPPVEKLSPNPPTLTKKMKKIVDAVIKYKDSASGRQLSEVFIQLPSRKELPEYYELIRKPVDFRKIKERIRSHRYRSLGDLERDVMLLFQNAQTFNLEGSLIYEDSIVLQSVFTSLRQKIEKEEESEGEESEEEEEEQEEGSESESRSVKVKIRLSRKDKGGDRGKGRSRRTGRTRAKPVVSDDDSEDEQEEERSPSATDEEA; this is encoded by the exons ATGTTCGACCAGAAGTCTTCCAGCCACGAGCGCAGGGCCTTTTTGCAGGCCATCCTGGAGCACGAGGAGCAAGACGAGGTCTGGGGTCAAGACGTGTGCCTacacatgaat gaggaggatgaggtgcCAGATGATGAGACGGTCAACCAGATGATTGCTAGGAGTGAAGAGGAGTTCGAGCTGTTCATG CGTATGGACCTGGACCGACGCCGCGAGGAGGCTCGTAACCCACGACGAAAACCACGGCTGATGGAGGAGGACGAGCTGCCCACGTGGATCATGAAGGACGATGCTGAGGTTGAGCGACTTacctgtgaggaagaggaggagaaaatgttTGGCCGAGGTTCCCGACAACGGAAGGAAGTGGACTACAGCGATTCGCTGACTGAGAAGCAGTGGCTCAAG GCGATAGAGGAAGGCACActggaggagatggaggaagaggtgCGGCACAAAAAGACGACCCGCAAGAGGAAGCGAGACCGTGACCTGGATCTCCCTGGTCCCTCCTCTTCCATAGGGGGACGTGGACGGGGGGATAAAGATGATGATGGGAAGAGGCAGAGGAAGAGGGGACGGCCACCTGTCGAAAAACTCTCACCAAATCCTCCCACCCTcacaaaaaagatgaagaaaattgTGGACGCTGTCATCAAATACAAAGACAG CGCCAGTGGGCGTCAGCTGAGCGAGGTGTTCATCCAGCTGCCGTCTCGAAAAGAGCTGCCCGAGTACTACGAACTCATCCGCAAGCCGGTAGACTTCAGGAAGATCAAG GAGAGGATTCGAAGTCATCGCTACCGCAGTCTGGGTGACCTGGAGAGAGACGTCATGCTGCTCTTCCAGAATGCTCAGACCTTCAACCTGGAGGGGTCGCTG ATATACGAGGACTCCATCGTTCTACAGTCGGTATTCACCAGCTTGAGGCAGAAGAtcgagaaagaggaggaaagtgagggagaggagagtgaagaagaggaggaagagcaggaggaAGGATCAGAGTCCGAAT CCCGTTCAGTGAAGGTGAAAATCCGTCTGAGCAGGAAGGATAAAGGTGGAGATCGAGGGAAGGGACGCAGCAGACGGACGGGACGCACCAGAGCAAAGCCGGTCGTCAGTGATGATGACTCTGAGGATGAGCAGGAAGAG